Proteins encoded by one window of Cloeon dipterum chromosome 4, ieCloDipt1.1, whole genome shotgun sequence:
- the LOC135941667 gene encoding calmodulin isoform X3: protein MADQLTEEQIAEFKEAFSLFDKDGDGTITTKELGTVMRSLGQNPTEAELQDMINEVDADGNGTIDFPEFLTMMARKMKDTDSEEEIREAFRVFDKDGNGFISAAELRHVMTNLGEKLTDEEVDEMIREADIDGDGQVNYEEFVTMMTSK, encoded by the exons ATG GCGGATCAGTTGACCGAGGAACAAATCGCCGAGTTCAAGGAGGCGTTCTCCCTATTCGACAAGGACGGCGATGGCACCATCACCACCAAGGAGTTGGGCACCGTCATGAGGTCGCTCGGGCAGAACCCCACCGAGGCCGAGCTCCAGGACATGATCAACGAGGTCGACGCTGACG GAAACGGCACAATTGACTTCCCCGAGTTCCTCACAATGATGGCCCGCAAGATGAAAGACACAGACTCAGAGGAGGAAATCAGAGAAGCCTTCCGTGTCTTCGACAAGGACGGCAACGGCTTCATTTCGGCCGCCGAGCTCAG GCATGTGATGACAAACTTAGGTGAAAAGTTAACGGACGAGGAGGTGGACGAAATGATCAGGGAGGCTGACATTGACGGCGACGGTCAGGTCAACTATGAAG AATTTGTCACAATGATGACTTCAAAGTGA
- the LOC135941667 gene encoding calmodulin isoform X2: MSTLTADQLTEEQIAEFKEAFSLFDKDGDGTITTKELGTVMRSLGQNPTEAELQDMINEVDADGNGTIDFPEFLTMMARKMKDTDSEEEIREAFRVFDKDGNGFISAAELRHVMTNLGEKLTDEEVDEMIREADIDGDGQVNYEEFVTMMTSK, encoded by the exons ATG aGTACATTGACA GCGGATCAGTTGACCGAGGAACAAATCGCCGAGTTCAAGGAGGCGTTCTCCCTATTCGACAAGGACGGCGATGGCACCATCACCACCAAGGAGTTGGGCACCGTCATGAGGTCGCTCGGGCAGAACCCCACCGAGGCCGAGCTCCAGGACATGATCAACGAGGTCGACGCTGACG GAAACGGCACAATTGACTTCCCCGAGTTCCTCACAATGATGGCCCGCAAGATGAAAGACACAGACTCAGAGGAGGAAATCAGAGAAGCCTTCCGTGTCTTCGACAAGGACGGCAACGGCTTCATTTCGGCCGCCGAGCTCAG GCATGTGATGACAAACTTAGGTGAAAAGTTAACGGACGAGGAGGTGGACGAAATGATCAGGGAGGCTGACATTGACGGCGACGGTCAGGTCAACTATGAAG AATTTGTCACAATGATGACTTCAAAGTGA
- the LOC135941667 gene encoding calmodulin isoform X1, which translates to MKSTLTADQLTEEQIAEFKEAFSLFDKDGDGTITTKELGTVMRSLGQNPTEAELQDMINEVDADGNGTIDFPEFLTMMARKMKDTDSEEEIREAFRVFDKDGNGFISAAELRHVMTNLGEKLTDEEVDEMIREADIDGDGQVNYEEFVTMMTSK; encoded by the exons atgaagaGTACATTGACA GCGGATCAGTTGACCGAGGAACAAATCGCCGAGTTCAAGGAGGCGTTCTCCCTATTCGACAAGGACGGCGATGGCACCATCACCACCAAGGAGTTGGGCACCGTCATGAGGTCGCTCGGGCAGAACCCCACCGAGGCCGAGCTCCAGGACATGATCAACGAGGTCGACGCTGACG GAAACGGCACAATTGACTTCCCCGAGTTCCTCACAATGATGGCCCGCAAGATGAAAGACACAGACTCAGAGGAGGAAATCAGAGAAGCCTTCCGTGTCTTCGACAAGGACGGCAACGGCTTCATTTCGGCCGCCGAGCTCAG GCATGTGATGACAAACTTAGGTGAAAAGTTAACGGACGAGGAGGTGGACGAAATGATCAGGGAGGCTGACATTGACGGCGACGGTCAGGTCAACTATGAAG AATTTGTCACAATGATGACTTCAAAGTGA
- the LOC135942568 gene encoding uncharacterized protein LOC135942568 isoform X2: MRKNDAIFRPLGLLSCCFFACGVAYPAELDRLEAICPGHAGLTTLRRRNVLTRLGDKFYYNSFHDADQGGLEFKLSWKEATDWCQRHAMELVSVESQAELLLLRDDLLRFTANLTSPVPFLYWTSGQRVGGDDLWRVEIGQVVADRFRWTGTRDWIRQAQVYKSTKPGDCVALNTYHAYVNSEERIKTYARHCDKRSSFICELERLICLDE; encoded by the exons ATGAGGAAGAACGACGCGATTTTCCGGCCGCTGGGGTTGCttagctgctgcttttttgcctGCG GCGTCGCGTATCCGGCGGAGCTCGACAGGCTAGAAGCG ATCTGCCCGGGCCACGCCGGTCTCACCACTCTGA GGCGGAGAAATGTGCTTACTCGGCTCGGCGACAAGTTCTACTACAACAGTTTCCACGATGCAGATCAGGGCGGCCTAGAATTCAAG TTGAGCTGGAAGGAAGCAACAGACTGGTGTCAGCGGCACGCCATGGAATTAGTCAGCGTCGAGTCGCAGGCCGAGCTGCTCCTTTTGCGGGACGACCTGCTCCGCTTCACGGCCAATCTGACGTCGC CCGTGCCGTTTCTCTACTGGACGAGCGGACAGCGTGTCGGCGGCGATGATTTGTGGCGCGTCGAGATCGGACAGGTGGTGGCGGACAGGTTCAGGTGGACCGGCACGCGCGACTGGATCAGGCAGGCCCAAGTGTACAAATCCACTAAGCCGGGGGACTGCGTCGCCCTCAATACGTACCACGCCTACGTCAATTCGGAGGAGCGGATTAAGACGTACGCCAGACATTGCGACAAACGGTCCAGCTTCATCTGCGAGCTCGAGAGGCTGATTTGTCTCGACGAGTGA
- the LOC135942568 gene encoding uncharacterized protein LOC135942568 isoform X1: MVHEVTRQAFASRCGKLAASFLTRQTRVAYPAELDRLEAICPGHAGLTTLRRRNVLTRLGDKFYYNSFHDADQGGLEFKLSWKEATDWCQRHAMELVSVESQAELLLLRDDLLRFTANLTSPVPFLYWTSGQRVGGDDLWRVEIGQVVADRFRWTGTRDWIRQAQVYKSTKPGDCVALNTYHAYVNSEERIKTYARHCDKRSSFICELERLICLDE, translated from the exons ATGGTGCATGAAGTAACACGGCAAGCTTTCGCCTCCCGCTGCGGCAAATTAGCGGCGAGCTTTTTGACACGTCAAACGC GCGTCGCGTATCCGGCGGAGCTCGACAGGCTAGAAGCG ATCTGCCCGGGCCACGCCGGTCTCACCACTCTGA GGCGGAGAAATGTGCTTACTCGGCTCGGCGACAAGTTCTACTACAACAGTTTCCACGATGCAGATCAGGGCGGCCTAGAATTCAAG TTGAGCTGGAAGGAAGCAACAGACTGGTGTCAGCGGCACGCCATGGAATTAGTCAGCGTCGAGTCGCAGGCCGAGCTGCTCCTTTTGCGGGACGACCTGCTCCGCTTCACGGCCAATCTGACGTCGC CCGTGCCGTTTCTCTACTGGACGAGCGGACAGCGTGTCGGCGGCGATGATTTGTGGCGCGTCGAGATCGGACAGGTGGTGGCGGACAGGTTCAGGTGGACCGGCACGCGCGACTGGATCAGGCAGGCCCAAGTGTACAAATCCACTAAGCCGGGGGACTGCGTCGCCCTCAATACGTACCACGCCTACGTCAATTCGGAGGAGCGGATTAAGACGTACGCCAGACATTGCGACAAACGGTCCAGCTTCATCTGCGAGCTCGAGAGGCTGATTTGTCTCGACGAGTGA
- the LOC135942567 gene encoding uncharacterized protein LOC135942567, with protein MNGDFMFPPPEETIRPGDYAIVTWDLETTDRHFDDLICQIGAFCPGHNTFNQYVLPTKVINHEAAGKIHLQVVVHEGRRVLIDTVTRQILESVEEQLALQRFMGWLYSAKGNHAGVVLISHSTIKLDVPVLLQALARHKLEAKFFELVIGFGDSFGPFSMEMRGQFPVLSLQSLYTAIVGPRAEQHDAASDAEAVYRLLETAFGSPLSLNIPQLQRYCYTPRVMAYYVEWKRRLIEKAKQMKPLVAHITNWKVAGGIKWDLLTIGYDYSTLTFRYQTLGEERFIAELRYQMHWKKQNDICYLTHTSEIDAETIVQGVLQHFRNLGAERMPLQQPVYQYQVAN; from the exons atGAATGGCGACTTTATGTTCCCACCACCTGAAGAAACGATTCGGCCTGGCGATTACGCCATCGTAACCTGGGACTTGGAGACCACAGACAGACACTTTGACGATCTGATCTGCCAAATCGGAGCCTTCTGTCCAGGCCATAACACCTTTAACCAATACGTCTTGCCGACGAAAGTCATCAATCATGAAGCTGCCGGCAAAATTCATCTTCAG GTGGTGGTGCATGAAGGGCGCCGAGTCCTCATCGACACAGTTACTCGGCAGATCCTCGAGTCGGTGGAGGAACAACTCGCTCTGCAGCGCTTCATGGGCTGGTTGTACTCGGCCAAAGGCAACCACGCTGGCGTGGTGCTCATCAGTCACTCCACCATCAAACTGGACGTGCCTGTCCTCCTGCAAGCTCTTGCCAGGCACAAATTAGaagctaaattttttgaaCTC GTTATCGGCTTTGGCGATTCCTTCGGACCTTTCTCAATGGAAATGCGCGGCCAATTTCCTGTCTTATCTCTGCAGTCTCTGTACACAGCCATTGTTGGACCGCGAGCGGAACAACATGATGCTGCCAGTGACGCTGAAGCAGTCTATCGTCTCTTGGAAACTGCTTTTGGGTCGCCACTCTCCCTCAATATCCCACAA CTGCAGCGCTACTGCTACACGCCGCGAGTGATGGCTTACTACGTGGAATGGAAGCGCCGGCTGATCGAGAAGGCAAAGCAGATGAAGCCGCTGGTGGCGCACATCACCAACTGGAAGGTGGCCGGCGGCATCAAGTGGGACCTGCTGACCATCGGCTACGACTACTCGACGCTCACCTTCCGCTACCAGACGCTGGGCGAGGAGCGCTTCATCGCCGAGCTGCGCTACCAGATGCACTGGAAGAAGCAGAACGACATCTGCTACCTGACGCACACGTCCGAAATCGACGCCGAGACCATCGTGCAGGGCGTGCTGCAGCATTTCCGGAACCTCGGCGCCGAGCGGATGCCCCTGCAGCAGCCCGTCTATCAGTATCAGGTGGCCAACTAG